AATTTGATGCGTTCATCCGGATCTGTAATCACCTCATCGAAACGTTCATCGAGCCACTTGATAAAACTGGCGCCTGCCCGGATCTGCTCCTCCGGGGGCGAATCCGGAGTAATTCCATAACTCCCTGCTGTAATAGGCATCAACTGCATCAATCCGAATGCGCCTGCCCAGGAGACCGCCTCGGGATTAAACCTGGATTCCTGGAAAATCACCGATGCAAGCAGCCTCCAGTCCCAGCCAATACGTTCGCTCTCATTTTTGATGATATCATCGTAACGGGAAATCTTTCCGCTCCTTAGGGTATAGTATTCGCTGTGAATGCTTCTGTAGGAGTGCCTGTTATTGAAGTACTTATTATAGAGAATAGAATACTTGTCTGTCCTTCGGAAGCCATTGATCCACTGGTCAATCACCTTCAGCAGGCTGTCGGAACGGGGATGGACTGCCCAGGCCACATGTTGCGGAAAAGAGATGGCTGTGCCTACGTCCAGCTCCGGAAAATAGGTGGTATTGACCAGGCCCACATTCTCATCACAAACCGCATAATCGATCTCTCCCAGGGCGACCCGATGGATAAGCTGCTCCGATTCCATATTCACTTCCTCGATTCGGATCCCGCCACCTATCTCATCGGAAAGCGAGCTCAGGCGGGCTTCATAAACCGATCCCTTCTGTACATAAACCACCTTTCCCCCCAGGTCCAGCTGGTTCCTGACCAATTCCGAGTCCAGCTGCACCCGGTTCATCTTCTGCCAATGCTCCGGCTTCCGCTGAACCAGCACCTGCCTGGTCTGAAGAAGCGGTGCCGTAAAAGCCACATCTGTCTTTCTTTCAGAGGTGACCGTCAGATTCATGGCAATCAGATCCACTGTTCCTTCACGCAGATCAGCGAAGTTTTTATCCAGATCATTGCTTACACTCACCTCCAGAGCCAGATTCAGGTTATTGGCAAGATCCTGCAACAACTCAAACTGAAATCCCATGGGTTGCCCCCGGTAAAGAAAATAGCTGATAGAATTGTACTCGGTGACCACCTTCAGTGCCCCGTACTGGCGAATCTCCTCCAGATGTGAGAGCCTGTCCTCCGGTCGCAGCTGCTCCACATCCTGAAATCTGGATCCACGTCCCCCCTTGCACGAGCCCAGGGAAAGCACCAGGGGAGCGAGCAGCAGGAGGATTACAGCTCTATGGGATCTCTTCTCAGTCATAGAAGTACCATACGATTCCCAACCTGAAGTGACGGGGCTTCATGGGGTATGAAAGGGTGGTGAAAAAGTTATTGCCTGCAAAGCCAACACTCTGAAGAACATTGTGGTAGGTAGCAAAAAGGCGGGTCTGCTTCACACGGAAAACCATAAAGATATCGAGGAAGGGGTATCCGCCCAGGTCATACTCATCCTGAAGGTGAAAGATCCCGGTTGCAGGCATATAAGCACTTGCCCGGTACCGGGTGGTATAGGAGATATCAAATCCCAGATCTGCCACCAGGGCACCCTTAAACAGCGACTGGTTCCAGTAGTTGGAGGAATATATGACTGCCAGCGGAAGTCTGAGTGCCTCATCTGCAGTGGTATACTGCAAGAGTACTTTGCTTTCTGAGTTAAAACCTCCCCATTTGAAATGCCTGGACATATGAGCCGTAAAAACAAGCAGATCTTTGTCATATACCCGGGGCATGGCCTCCTGGTCCCAGTAGATATAATTGGAAATATAGGAGGCCCCCAGCCGGATATCCGTAGCTTTGTTTTCGCTCCGGATAAAAGCATCACCCATGATCCTGAGCATGCCGGGGAAATCCTGCTCCCACTGGAAGAATGAGGATGAGTAGTTATTGGTGAAGTAATTTGGCCTGGTCATT
The Bacteroidales bacterium genome window above contains:
- a CDS encoding transporter substrate-binding domain-containing protein — encoded protein: MTEKRSHRAVILLLLAPLVLSLGSCKGGRGSRFQDVEQLRPEDRLSHLEEIRQYGALKVVTEYNSISYFLYRGQPMGFQFELLQDLANNLNLALEVSVSNDLDKNFADLREGTVDLIAMNLTVTSERKTDVAFTAPLLQTRQVLVQRKPEHWQKMNRVQLDSELVRNQLDLGGKVVYVQKGSVYEARLSSLSDEIGGGIRIEEVNMESEQLIHRVALGEIDYAVCDENVGLVNTTYFPELDVGTAISFPQHVAWAVHPRSDSLLKVIDQWINGFRRTDKYSILYNKYFNNRHSYRSIHSEYYTLRSGKISRYDDIIKNESERIGWDWRLLASVIFQESRFNPEAVSWAGAFGLMQLMPITAGSYGITPDSPPEEQIRAGASFIKWLDERFDEVITDPDERIKFVLASYNIGLGHIQDARRLAERYNSDPDRWFGSVDEWLLKKSDPDYYSDPVVRHGFARGIETYNFVKDIMNRYEHYKNIVNEELMEVSQSIEVVRSTSLQ